A genomic region of Mus musculus strain C57BL/6J chromosome 7, GRCm38.p6 C57BL/6J contains the following coding sequences:
- the Mrgpra2a gene encoding MAS-related GPR, member A2A isoform 1 (isoform 1 is encoded by transcript variant 1): MGESSNGEAFLAFKTSASPTAPVTTNPMDETLPGSINIRILIPKLMIIIFGLVGLMGNAIVFWLLGFHLRRNAFSVYILNLALADFLFLLSSIIASTLFLLKVSYLSIIFHLCFNTIIMVVYITGISMLSAISTECCLSVLCPTWYRCHRPVHTSTVMCAVIWVLSLLICILNSYFCAVLHTRYDNDNECLATNIFTASYMIFLLVVLCLSSLALLARLFCGAGQMKLTRFHVTILLTLLVFLLCGLPFVIYCILLFKIKDDFHVLDVNLYLALEVLTAINSCANPIIYFFVGSFRHRLKHQTLKMVLQSALQDTPETAENMVEMSSNKAEP, from the coding sequence CAGCAATGGTGAAGCATTTCTTGCCTTTAAGACCTCAGCCTCACCAACAGCACCAGTGACAACAAATCCAATGGACGAAACCCTCCCTGGAAGTATCAACATTAGGATTCTGATCCCAAAATTGATGATCATCATCTTCGGACTGGTCGGACTGATGGGAAACGCCATTGTGTTCTGGCTCCTGGGCTTCCACTTGCGCAGGAATGCCTTCTCAGTCTACATCCTAAACTTGGCCCTGGctgacttccttttcctcctcagtAGTATCATAGCTTCCACCCTGTTTCTTCTCAAAGTTTCCTACCTCAGCATCATCTTTCACTTGTGCTTTAACACCATTATAATGGTTGTCTACATCACAGGGATAAGCATGCTCAGTGCCATCAGCACTGAGTGCTGCCTGTCTGTCCTGTGCCCCACCTGGTATCGCTGCCACCGTCCAGTACATACATCAACTGTCATGTGTGCTGTGATCTGGGTCCTATCCCTGTTGATCTGCATTCTGAATAGCTATTTCTGTGCTGTCTTACATACCAGATATGATAATGACAATGAGTGTCTGGCAACTAACATCTTTACCGCCTCGTACATGATATTTTTGCTTGTGGTCCTCTGTCTGTCCAGCCTGGCTCTGCTGGCCAGGTTGTTCTGTGGCGCTGGGCAGATGAAGCTTACCAGATTTCATGTGACCATCTTGCTGACCCTTTTGGTTTTTCTCCTCTGCGGGTTGCCCTTTGTCATCTACTGCATCCTGTTATTCAAGATTAAGGATGATTTCCATGTATTAGATGTTAATCTTTATCTAGCATTAGAAGTCCTGACTGCTATTAACAGCTGTGCCAACCCCATCATCTACTTCTTCGTGGGCTCTTTCAGACATCGGTTGAAGCACCAGACCCTCAAAATGGTTCTCCAGAGTGCACTGCAGGACACTCCTGAGACAGCTGAAAACATGGTAGAGATGTCAAGTAACAAAGCAGAGCCTTGA
- the Mrgpra2a gene encoding MAS-related GPR, member A2A isoform 2 (isoform 2 is encoded by transcript variant 2) encodes MGESNGEAFLAFKTSASPTAPVTTNPMDETLPGSINIRILIPKLMIIIFGLVGLMGNAIVFWLLGFHLRRNAFSVYILNLALADFLFLLSSIIASTLFLLKVSYLSIIFHLCFNTIIMVVYITGISMLSAISTECCLSVLCPTWYRCHRPVHTSTVMCAVIWVLSLLICILNSYFCAVLHTRYDNDNECLATNIFTASYMIFLLVVLCLSSLALLARLFCGAGQMKLTRFHVTILLTLLVFLLCGLPFVIYCILLFKIKDDFHVLDVNLYLALEVLTAINSCANPIIYFFVGSFRHRLKHQTLKMVLQSALQDTPETAENMVEMSSNKAEP; translated from the coding sequence CAATGGTGAAGCATTTCTTGCCTTTAAGACCTCAGCCTCACCAACAGCACCAGTGACAACAAATCCAATGGACGAAACCCTCCCTGGAAGTATCAACATTAGGATTCTGATCCCAAAATTGATGATCATCATCTTCGGACTGGTCGGACTGATGGGAAACGCCATTGTGTTCTGGCTCCTGGGCTTCCACTTGCGCAGGAATGCCTTCTCAGTCTACATCCTAAACTTGGCCCTGGctgacttccttttcctcctcagtAGTATCATAGCTTCCACCCTGTTTCTTCTCAAAGTTTCCTACCTCAGCATCATCTTTCACTTGTGCTTTAACACCATTATAATGGTTGTCTACATCACAGGGATAAGCATGCTCAGTGCCATCAGCACTGAGTGCTGCCTGTCTGTCCTGTGCCCCACCTGGTATCGCTGCCACCGTCCAGTACATACATCAACTGTCATGTGTGCTGTGATCTGGGTCCTATCCCTGTTGATCTGCATTCTGAATAGCTATTTCTGTGCTGTCTTACATACCAGATATGATAATGACAATGAGTGTCTGGCAACTAACATCTTTACCGCCTCGTACATGATATTTTTGCTTGTGGTCCTCTGTCTGTCCAGCCTGGCTCTGCTGGCCAGGTTGTTCTGTGGCGCTGGGCAGATGAAGCTTACCAGATTTCATGTGACCATCTTGCTGACCCTTTTGGTTTTTCTCCTCTGCGGGTTGCCCTTTGTCATCTACTGCATCCTGTTATTCAAGATTAAGGATGATTTCCATGTATTAGATGTTAATCTTTATCTAGCATTAGAAGTCCTGACTGCTATTAACAGCTGTGCCAACCCCATCATCTACTTCTTCGTGGGCTCTTTCAGACATCGGTTGAAGCACCAGACCCTCAAAATGGTTCTCCAGAGTGCACTGCAGGACACTCCTGAGACAGCTGAAAACATGGTAGAGATGTCAAGTAACAAAGCAGAGCCTTGA